A portion of the Trichomycterus rosablanca isolate fTriRos1 chromosome 17, fTriRos1.hap1, whole genome shotgun sequence genome contains these proteins:
- the cenpt gene encoding uncharacterized protein cenpt isoform X4, whose amino-acid sequence MSRRRPPPIFNVSAFERKLDSQSDEGEDNTSEDVNRENTYMAKEHDLSDGSKSVLSLTLKTPFVSICSERAGLQRKAARRKQPSVDAFDEAVQNHLERHGNQNITVLQDGKSLGDSEWHKFTLGLSNISVPELTTDIVMSNTELYAHPPGSVSELKEDMSRIAMMGAHENDRVYDVERKRDSKIVGDKYHDEQNVSLGNISKTQPEPSHQQEDPKPAFESDEEIERIPSSQEEGSLSPEEIPLAPTQPMINCVPQRLEKEAQKSVLQEPEIDGMESREDESHPEEELVSQISRRVTRRAYNSEGEANMLRLTARGRATKSLGERLDPVENEITREEPDMEDLELKGDVSPPKEYTSSRRISRRACSEGGTRKLEVIAKGRGTKSLGTVLHLTEKEISSDQEETEYKEGESVPNEELSSQISRRISQRSYNSDAGEKRRRGTNSLGAELDSTEKEISRAGLEMEEPEFREDESLANQDLTSQPSRQITRRAYNSEGRAVKPGVIHLRGTKSLGAGLDPTEKDLQSYAGGSDAEECATLDEEPHLSPALLSTFNSIKSCSPGSHQSSLASVENYDINDDAIATPVHLNPTMSPQCPEAEDEEGEFSDELNMKTPAFIRQRKQVATPGALATPTVLKDLNTGHVPQVVRPRRKQKLQSVSDNVLPKSYIMNVFKHFAKTKVASDVYPIINEILQKYFDRLADDLEAYSAHARRKTIEVEDVELLMRRQGFVTDSTPVNVLIEKFLPLEYRKLLIPVATSGNKVIPDTRR is encoded by the exons ATGAGTCGTAGAAGGCCACCACCCATTTTCAATGTGTCTGCCTTTGAGAGAAAACTGGACAGCCAATCAG ATGAAGGAGAGGACAATACCTCAGAGGATGTCAATAGAGAGAATACATACATGGCAAAGGAACATGATCTTTCCGATGGGTCAAAAAG tGTCCTTAGCCTTACTTTGAAGACACCGTTTGTGAGTATTTGCTCTGAGAGAGCAGGTTTGCAGCGGAAAGCAGCTAGACGGAAGCAGCCTTCTGTTGATGCCTTTGATGAGGCTGTCCAGAATCACCTGGAGCGACACGGCAATCAAA ATATTACAGTTTTACAGGATGGAAAATCTCTCGGAGACTCTGAGTGGCACAAGTTTACTCTTGGcttgagcaacatctctgtgcCTGAGCTTACTACAGACATCGTCATGAGCAACACTGAACTCTATGCCCACCCCCCTGGCTCTGTCTCAGAGTTAAAAGAGGACATGTCACGGATTGCTATGATGGGAGCACATGAAAACGACAGAGTTTATGATGTCGAGAGAAAAAGGGATAGTAAAATAGTGGGGGATAAATATCATGATGAACAGAATGTGAGTTTAGGTAACATCTCTAAAACTCAGCCAGAGCCTTCACATCAGCAAGAAGATCCAAAACCAGCTTTTGAGTCAGATGAGGAGATAGAAAGAATACCTTCATCACAGGAAGAAGGCTCTTTAAGTCCAGAAGAAATACCACTAGCCCCTACTCAGCCAATGATAAACTGTGTGCCTCAACGTCTGGAAAAGGAGGCACAAAAATCTGTTTTACAAGAACCAGAGATCGATGGTATGGAATCGAGAGAAGACGAGAGCCATCCAGAGGAGGAACTTGTTTCACAAATATCAAGACGAGTCACCAGAAGAGCCTACAATTCAGAGGGTGAAGCCAATATGCTTAGACTAACAGCAAGAGGGAGAGCAACAAAAAGTCTTGGGGAAAGACTAGATCCTGTAGAGAATG AGATAACCAGAGAGGAACCAGATATGGAAGACTTAGAATTAAAAGGAGATGTAAGTCCTCCAAAGGAATATACATCATCAAGGCGAATCAGCCGTAGAGCCTGTTCAGAGGGTGGAACTCGCAAGCTTGAAGTAATAGCAAAAGGGAGAGGAACAAAAAGCCTTGGGACAGTACTACATCTCACAGAGAAAG AGATAAGCAGTGATCAAGAAGAAACTGAATATAAAGAAGGTGAAAGCGTTCCTAATGAGGAACTCTCATCGCAAATATCAAGGCGAATCTCCCAAAGATCCTACAATTCAGATGCTGGAGAAAAAAGAAGGAGAGGAACAAACAGTCTTGGGGCAGAGCTTGATTCCACAGAAAAAG agatATCCAGAGCAGGACTGGAGATGGAAGAACCTGAATTCAGAGAAGATGAGAGCCTTGCAAACCAAGATCTTACATCACAACCGTCAAGGCAAATTACCCGACGAGCCTACAATTCAGAGGGTCGAGCTGTCAAGCCTGGAGTAATACATTTAAGAGGAACAAAAAGTCTGGGGGCAGGACTAGATCCCACAGAGAAAG ATTTGCAAAGTTATGCTGGTGGCAGTGACGCAGAAGAGTGTGCTACCTTGGATGAGGAACCACACCTCAGCCCAGCCTTACTGTCCACCTTTAACTCTATAAAGTCCTGTTCACCTGGGTCACATCAGAGCAGTTTGGCATCAGTTGAAAATTATGATATTAATGATGATGCCATAGCTACCCCTGTCCATTTAAACCCCACCATGTCCCCTCAATGCCCTGAGGCAGAAGATGAGGAAGGGGAATTCAGTGATG AACTGAATATGAAAACCCCTGCTTTTATAAGACAAAGAAAACAGGTAGCAACTCCTGGGGCACTAGCCACACCAACAGTCCTCAAAGATTTAAATACTGG CCATGTCCCACAGGTTGTGAGGCCTCGTCGTAAACAAAAGCTTCAGTCTGTTTCTGACAATGTCCTTCCAAAGAGTTACATTATGAATGTGTTTAAACACTTTGCTAAAACCAAGGTGGCCAGTGATGTTTACCCAATCATCAATGAAAT ACTGCAAAAGTACTTTGATCGGCTTGCTGATGATTTGGAGGCATATTCTGCTCATGCTAGAAGAAAAACCATTGAGGTGGAGGATGTTGAACTTCTTATGAGAAG GCAGGGTTTTGTAACTGACAGTACTCCAGTCAATGTGCTGATAGAGAAGTTCCTCCCTCTTGAGTATAGGAAACTTCTGATACCTGTTGCAACCAGTGGAAATAAAGTCATACCTGATACAAGAAGATGA
- the cenpt gene encoding uncharacterized protein cenpt isoform X1 has protein sequence MDSVEDDVSARVLLKNVLHAETQRSPVTSSVSQDQPISRPRRSSRIRKTPGLESPQLNLRHKLKQKLHESATQSPLPSKRARLKGKAVKTPAVTASLLYDEDMTPRGLLKNIIQTETEASLLLSGQPGLLENNQEDVEASTSNRLSEGGSGLELPDLVTEPLSHIIRGMSRRRPPPIFNVSAFERKLDSQSDEGEDNTSEDVNRENTYMAKEHDLSDGSKSVLSLTLKTPFVSICSERAGLQRKAARRKQPSVDAFDEAVQNHLERHGNQNITVLQDGKSLGDSEWHKFTLGLSNISVPELTTDIVMSNTELYAHPPGSVSELKEDMSRIAMMGAHENDRVYDVERKRDSKIVGDKYHDEQNVSLGNISKTQPEPSHQQEDPKPAFESDEEIERIPSSQEEGSLSPEEIPLAPTQPMINCVPQRLEKEAQKSVLQEPEIDGMESREDESHPEEELVSQISRRVTRRAYNSEGEANMLRLTARGRATKSLGERLDPVENEITREEPDMEDLELKGDVSPPKEYTSSRRISRRACSEGGTRKLEVIAKGRGTKSLGTVLHLTEKEISSDQEETEYKEGESVPNEELSSQISRRISQRSYNSDAGEKRRRGTNSLGAELDSTEKEISRAGLEMEEPEFREDESLANQDLTSQPSRQITRRAYNSEGRAVKPGVIHLRGTKSLGAGLDPTEKDLQSYAGGSDAEECATLDEEPHLSPALLSTFNSIKSCSPGSHQSSLASVENYDINDDAIATPVHLNPTMSPQCPEAEDEEGEFSDELNMKTPAFIRQRKQVATPGALATPTVLKDLNTGHVPQVVRPRRKQKLQSVSDNVLPKSYIMNVFKHFAKTKVASDVYPIINEILQKYFDRLADDLEAYSAHARRKTIEVEDVELLMRRQGFVTDSTPVNVLIEKFLPLEYRKLLIPVATSGNKVIPDTRR, from the exons ATGGATTCGGTGGAAGACGACGTGTCTGCTCGAGTTCTGCTGAAAAATGTTCTGCACGCAGAGACTCAGCGCTCTCCGGTAACAAG CAGTGTATCTCAGGATCAGCCAATTTCTCGTCCACGTAGAAGTTCTAGGATTAGGAAAACTCCTGGACTTGAAAGTCCTCAACTTAATCTCCGTcacaaactcaaacagaagcTTCATGAG AGTGCTACTCAGTCCCCACTCCCCAGTAAAAGAGCAAGGTTAAAGGGCAAAGCGGTGAAGAcaccagcagtgacagcatCACTGTTGTATGATGAAGACATGACACCCCGTGGTCTGCTCAAGAATATTATCCAAACAG AGACTGAGGCATCTTTGCTGCTGTCTGGTCAGCCTGGGCTCTTGGAGAATAACCAGGAAGATGTGGAAGCAAGCACCAGTAACAGGCTAAG TGAGGGAGGTTCTGGCCTTGAATTGCCTGACTTAGTCACAGAGCCACTAAGTCATATTATCAGGGGAATGAGTCGTAGAAGGCCACCACCCATTTTCAATGTGTCTGCCTTTGAGAGAAAACTGGACAGCCAATCAG ATGAAGGAGAGGACAATACCTCAGAGGATGTCAATAGAGAGAATACATACATGGCAAAGGAACATGATCTTTCCGATGGGTCAAAAAG tGTCCTTAGCCTTACTTTGAAGACACCGTTTGTGAGTATTTGCTCTGAGAGAGCAGGTTTGCAGCGGAAAGCAGCTAGACGGAAGCAGCCTTCTGTTGATGCCTTTGATGAGGCTGTCCAGAATCACCTGGAGCGACACGGCAATCAAA ATATTACAGTTTTACAGGATGGAAAATCTCTCGGAGACTCTGAGTGGCACAAGTTTACTCTTGGcttgagcaacatctctgtgcCTGAGCTTACTACAGACATCGTCATGAGCAACACTGAACTCTATGCCCACCCCCCTGGCTCTGTCTCAGAGTTAAAAGAGGACATGTCACGGATTGCTATGATGGGAGCACATGAAAACGACAGAGTTTATGATGTCGAGAGAAAAAGGGATAGTAAAATAGTGGGGGATAAATATCATGATGAACAGAATGTGAGTTTAGGTAACATCTCTAAAACTCAGCCAGAGCCTTCACATCAGCAAGAAGATCCAAAACCAGCTTTTGAGTCAGATGAGGAGATAGAAAGAATACCTTCATCACAGGAAGAAGGCTCTTTAAGTCCAGAAGAAATACCACTAGCCCCTACTCAGCCAATGATAAACTGTGTGCCTCAACGTCTGGAAAAGGAGGCACAAAAATCTGTTTTACAAGAACCAGAGATCGATGGTATGGAATCGAGAGAAGACGAGAGCCATCCAGAGGAGGAACTTGTTTCACAAATATCAAGACGAGTCACCAGAAGAGCCTACAATTCAGAGGGTGAAGCCAATATGCTTAGACTAACAGCAAGAGGGAGAGCAACAAAAAGTCTTGGGGAAAGACTAGATCCTGTAGAGAATG AGATAACCAGAGAGGAACCAGATATGGAAGACTTAGAATTAAAAGGAGATGTAAGTCCTCCAAAGGAATATACATCATCAAGGCGAATCAGCCGTAGAGCCTGTTCAGAGGGTGGAACTCGCAAGCTTGAAGTAATAGCAAAAGGGAGAGGAACAAAAAGCCTTGGGACAGTACTACATCTCACAGAGAAAG AGATAAGCAGTGATCAAGAAGAAACTGAATATAAAGAAGGTGAAAGCGTTCCTAATGAGGAACTCTCATCGCAAATATCAAGGCGAATCTCCCAAAGATCCTACAATTCAGATGCTGGAGAAAAAAGAAGGAGAGGAACAAACAGTCTTGGGGCAGAGCTTGATTCCACAGAAAAAG agatATCCAGAGCAGGACTGGAGATGGAAGAACCTGAATTCAGAGAAGATGAGAGCCTTGCAAACCAAGATCTTACATCACAACCGTCAAGGCAAATTACCCGACGAGCCTACAATTCAGAGGGTCGAGCTGTCAAGCCTGGAGTAATACATTTAAGAGGAACAAAAAGTCTGGGGGCAGGACTAGATCCCACAGAGAAAG ATTTGCAAAGTTATGCTGGTGGCAGTGACGCAGAAGAGTGTGCTACCTTGGATGAGGAACCACACCTCAGCCCAGCCTTACTGTCCACCTTTAACTCTATAAAGTCCTGTTCACCTGGGTCACATCAGAGCAGTTTGGCATCAGTTGAAAATTATGATATTAATGATGATGCCATAGCTACCCCTGTCCATTTAAACCCCACCATGTCCCCTCAATGCCCTGAGGCAGAAGATGAGGAAGGGGAATTCAGTGATG AACTGAATATGAAAACCCCTGCTTTTATAAGACAAAGAAAACAGGTAGCAACTCCTGGGGCACTAGCCACACCAACAGTCCTCAAAGATTTAAATACTGG CCATGTCCCACAGGTTGTGAGGCCTCGTCGTAAACAAAAGCTTCAGTCTGTTTCTGACAATGTCCTTCCAAAGAGTTACATTATGAATGTGTTTAAACACTTTGCTAAAACCAAGGTGGCCAGTGATGTTTACCCAATCATCAATGAAAT ACTGCAAAAGTACTTTGATCGGCTTGCTGATGATTTGGAGGCATATTCTGCTCATGCTAGAAGAAAAACCATTGAGGTGGAGGATGTTGAACTTCTTATGAGAAG GCAGGGTTTTGTAACTGACAGTACTCCAGTCAATGTGCTGATAGAGAAGTTCCTCCCTCTTGAGTATAGGAAACTTCTGATACCTGTTGCAACCAGTGGAAATAAAGTCATACCTGATACAAGAAGATGA
- the cenpt gene encoding uncharacterized protein cenpt isoform X3, giving the protein MDSVEDDVSARVLLKNVLHAETQRSPVTSSVSQDQPISRPRRSSRIRKTPGLESPQLNLRHKLKQKLHESATQSPLPSKRARLKGKAVKTPAVTASLLYDEDMTPRGLLKNIIQTETEASLLLSGQPGLLENNQEDVEASTSNRLSEGGSGLELPDLVTEPLSHIIRGMSRRRPPPIFNVSAFERKLDSQSDEGEDNTSEDVNRENTYMAKEHDLSDGSKSVLSLTLKTPFVSICSERAGLQRKAARRKQPSVDAFDEAVQNHLERHGNQNITVLQDGKSLGDSEWHKFTLGLSNISVPELTTDIVMSNTELYAHPPGSVSELKEDMSRIAMMGAHENDRVYDVERKRDSKIVGDKYHDEQNVSLGNISKTQPEPSHQQEDPKPAFESDEEIERIPSSQEEGSLSPEEIPLAPTQPMINCVPQRLEKEAQKSVLQEPEIDGMESREDESHPEEELVSQISRRVTRRAYNSEGEANMLRLTARGRATKSLGERLDPVENEITREEPDMEDLELKGDVSPPKEYTSSRRISRRACSEGGTRKLEVIAKGRGTKSLGTVLHLTEKEISRAGLEMEEPEFREDESLANQDLTSQPSRQITRRAYNSEGRAVKPGVIHLRGTKSLGAGLDPTEKDLQSYAGGSDAEECATLDEEPHLSPALLSTFNSIKSCSPGSHQSSLASVENYDINDDAIATPVHLNPTMSPQCPEAEDEEGEFSDELNMKTPAFIRQRKQVATPGALATPTVLKDLNTGHVPQVVRPRRKQKLQSVSDNVLPKSYIMNVFKHFAKTKVASDVYPIINEILQKYFDRLADDLEAYSAHARRKTIEVEDVELLMRRQGFVTDSTPVNVLIEKFLPLEYRKLLIPVATSGNKVIPDTRR; this is encoded by the exons ATGGATTCGGTGGAAGACGACGTGTCTGCTCGAGTTCTGCTGAAAAATGTTCTGCACGCAGAGACTCAGCGCTCTCCGGTAACAAG CAGTGTATCTCAGGATCAGCCAATTTCTCGTCCACGTAGAAGTTCTAGGATTAGGAAAACTCCTGGACTTGAAAGTCCTCAACTTAATCTCCGTcacaaactcaaacagaagcTTCATGAG AGTGCTACTCAGTCCCCACTCCCCAGTAAAAGAGCAAGGTTAAAGGGCAAAGCGGTGAAGAcaccagcagtgacagcatCACTGTTGTATGATGAAGACATGACACCCCGTGGTCTGCTCAAGAATATTATCCAAACAG AGACTGAGGCATCTTTGCTGCTGTCTGGTCAGCCTGGGCTCTTGGAGAATAACCAGGAAGATGTGGAAGCAAGCACCAGTAACAGGCTAAG TGAGGGAGGTTCTGGCCTTGAATTGCCTGACTTAGTCACAGAGCCACTAAGTCATATTATCAGGGGAATGAGTCGTAGAAGGCCACCACCCATTTTCAATGTGTCTGCCTTTGAGAGAAAACTGGACAGCCAATCAG ATGAAGGAGAGGACAATACCTCAGAGGATGTCAATAGAGAGAATACATACATGGCAAAGGAACATGATCTTTCCGATGGGTCAAAAAG tGTCCTTAGCCTTACTTTGAAGACACCGTTTGTGAGTATTTGCTCTGAGAGAGCAGGTTTGCAGCGGAAAGCAGCTAGACGGAAGCAGCCTTCTGTTGATGCCTTTGATGAGGCTGTCCAGAATCACCTGGAGCGACACGGCAATCAAA ATATTACAGTTTTACAGGATGGAAAATCTCTCGGAGACTCTGAGTGGCACAAGTTTACTCTTGGcttgagcaacatctctgtgcCTGAGCTTACTACAGACATCGTCATGAGCAACACTGAACTCTATGCCCACCCCCCTGGCTCTGTCTCAGAGTTAAAAGAGGACATGTCACGGATTGCTATGATGGGAGCACATGAAAACGACAGAGTTTATGATGTCGAGAGAAAAAGGGATAGTAAAATAGTGGGGGATAAATATCATGATGAACAGAATGTGAGTTTAGGTAACATCTCTAAAACTCAGCCAGAGCCTTCACATCAGCAAGAAGATCCAAAACCAGCTTTTGAGTCAGATGAGGAGATAGAAAGAATACCTTCATCACAGGAAGAAGGCTCTTTAAGTCCAGAAGAAATACCACTAGCCCCTACTCAGCCAATGATAAACTGTGTGCCTCAACGTCTGGAAAAGGAGGCACAAAAATCTGTTTTACAAGAACCAGAGATCGATGGTATGGAATCGAGAGAAGACGAGAGCCATCCAGAGGAGGAACTTGTTTCACAAATATCAAGACGAGTCACCAGAAGAGCCTACAATTCAGAGGGTGAAGCCAATATGCTTAGACTAACAGCAAGAGGGAGAGCAACAAAAAGTCTTGGGGAAAGACTAGATCCTGTAGAGAATG AGATAACCAGAGAGGAACCAGATATGGAAGACTTAGAATTAAAAGGAGATGTAAGTCCTCCAAAGGAATATACATCATCAAGGCGAATCAGCCGTAGAGCCTGTTCAGAGGGTGGAACTCGCAAGCTTGAAGTAATAGCAAAAGGGAGAGGAACAAAAAGCCTTGGGACAGTACTACATCTCACAGAGAAAG agatATCCAGAGCAGGACTGGAGATGGAAGAACCTGAATTCAGAGAAGATGAGAGCCTTGCAAACCAAGATCTTACATCACAACCGTCAAGGCAAATTACCCGACGAGCCTACAATTCAGAGGGTCGAGCTGTCAAGCCTGGAGTAATACATTTAAGAGGAACAAAAAGTCTGGGGGCAGGACTAGATCCCACAGAGAAAG ATTTGCAAAGTTATGCTGGTGGCAGTGACGCAGAAGAGTGTGCTACCTTGGATGAGGAACCACACCTCAGCCCAGCCTTACTGTCCACCTTTAACTCTATAAAGTCCTGTTCACCTGGGTCACATCAGAGCAGTTTGGCATCAGTTGAAAATTATGATATTAATGATGATGCCATAGCTACCCCTGTCCATTTAAACCCCACCATGTCCCCTCAATGCCCTGAGGCAGAAGATGAGGAAGGGGAATTCAGTGATG AACTGAATATGAAAACCCCTGCTTTTATAAGACAAAGAAAACAGGTAGCAACTCCTGGGGCACTAGCCACACCAACAGTCCTCAAAGATTTAAATACTGG CCATGTCCCACAGGTTGTGAGGCCTCGTCGTAAACAAAAGCTTCAGTCTGTTTCTGACAATGTCCTTCCAAAGAGTTACATTATGAATGTGTTTAAACACTTTGCTAAAACCAAGGTGGCCAGTGATGTTTACCCAATCATCAATGAAAT ACTGCAAAAGTACTTTGATCGGCTTGCTGATGATTTGGAGGCATATTCTGCTCATGCTAGAAGAAAAACCATTGAGGTGGAGGATGTTGAACTTCTTATGAGAAG GCAGGGTTTTGTAACTGACAGTACTCCAGTCAATGTGCTGATAGAGAAGTTCCTCCCTCTTGAGTATAGGAAACTTCTGATACCTGTTGCAACCAGTGGAAATAAAGTCATACCTGATACAAGAAGATGA
- the cenpt gene encoding uncharacterized protein cenpt isoform X2 → MDSVEDDVSARVLLKNVLHAETQRSPVTSSVSQDQPISRPRRSSRIRKTPGLESPQLNLRHKLKQKLHESATQSPLPSKRARLKGKAVKTPAVTASLLYDEDMTPRGLLKNIIQTETEASLLLSGQPGLLENNQEDVEASTSNRLSEGGSGLELPDLVTEPLSHIIRGMSRRRPPPIFNVSAFERKLDSQSDEGEDNTSEDVNRENTYMAKEHDLSDGSKSVLSLTLKTPFVSICSERAGLQRKAARRKQPSVDAFDEAVQNHLERHGNQILQDGKSLGDSEWHKFTLGLSNISVPELTTDIVMSNTELYAHPPGSVSELKEDMSRIAMMGAHENDRVYDVERKRDSKIVGDKYHDEQNVSLGNISKTQPEPSHQQEDPKPAFESDEEIERIPSSQEEGSLSPEEIPLAPTQPMINCVPQRLEKEAQKSVLQEPEIDGMESREDESHPEEELVSQISRRVTRRAYNSEGEANMLRLTARGRATKSLGERLDPVENEITREEPDMEDLELKGDVSPPKEYTSSRRISRRACSEGGTRKLEVIAKGRGTKSLGTVLHLTEKEISSDQEETEYKEGESVPNEELSSQISRRISQRSYNSDAGEKRRRGTNSLGAELDSTEKEISRAGLEMEEPEFREDESLANQDLTSQPSRQITRRAYNSEGRAVKPGVIHLRGTKSLGAGLDPTEKDLQSYAGGSDAEECATLDEEPHLSPALLSTFNSIKSCSPGSHQSSLASVENYDINDDAIATPVHLNPTMSPQCPEAEDEEGEFSDELNMKTPAFIRQRKQVATPGALATPTVLKDLNTGHVPQVVRPRRKQKLQSVSDNVLPKSYIMNVFKHFAKTKVASDVYPIINEILQKYFDRLADDLEAYSAHARRKTIEVEDVELLMRRQGFVTDSTPVNVLIEKFLPLEYRKLLIPVATSGNKVIPDTRR, encoded by the exons ATGGATTCGGTGGAAGACGACGTGTCTGCTCGAGTTCTGCTGAAAAATGTTCTGCACGCAGAGACTCAGCGCTCTCCGGTAACAAG CAGTGTATCTCAGGATCAGCCAATTTCTCGTCCACGTAGAAGTTCTAGGATTAGGAAAACTCCTGGACTTGAAAGTCCTCAACTTAATCTCCGTcacaaactcaaacagaagcTTCATGAG AGTGCTACTCAGTCCCCACTCCCCAGTAAAAGAGCAAGGTTAAAGGGCAAAGCGGTGAAGAcaccagcagtgacagcatCACTGTTGTATGATGAAGACATGACACCCCGTGGTCTGCTCAAGAATATTATCCAAACAG AGACTGAGGCATCTTTGCTGCTGTCTGGTCAGCCTGGGCTCTTGGAGAATAACCAGGAAGATGTGGAAGCAAGCACCAGTAACAGGCTAAG TGAGGGAGGTTCTGGCCTTGAATTGCCTGACTTAGTCACAGAGCCACTAAGTCATATTATCAGGGGAATGAGTCGTAGAAGGCCACCACCCATTTTCAATGTGTCTGCCTTTGAGAGAAAACTGGACAGCCAATCAG ATGAAGGAGAGGACAATACCTCAGAGGATGTCAATAGAGAGAATACATACATGGCAAAGGAACATGATCTTTCCGATGGGTCAAAAAG tGTCCTTAGCCTTACTTTGAAGACACCGTTTGTGAGTATTTGCTCTGAGAGAGCAGGTTTGCAGCGGAAAGCAGCTAGACGGAAGCAGCCTTCTGTTGATGCCTTTGATGAGGCTGTCCAGAATCACCTGGAGCGACACGGCAATCAAA TTTTACAGGATGGAAAATCTCTCGGAGACTCTGAGTGGCACAAGTTTACTCTTGGcttgagcaacatctctgtgcCTGAGCTTACTACAGACATCGTCATGAGCAACACTGAACTCTATGCCCACCCCCCTGGCTCTGTCTCAGAGTTAAAAGAGGACATGTCACGGATTGCTATGATGGGAGCACATGAAAACGACAGAGTTTATGATGTCGAGAGAAAAAGGGATAGTAAAATAGTGGGGGATAAATATCATGATGAACAGAATGTGAGTTTAGGTAACATCTCTAAAACTCAGCCAGAGCCTTCACATCAGCAAGAAGATCCAAAACCAGCTTTTGAGTCAGATGAGGAGATAGAAAGAATACCTTCATCACAGGAAGAAGGCTCTTTAAGTCCAGAAGAAATACCACTAGCCCCTACTCAGCCAATGATAAACTGTGTGCCTCAACGTCTGGAAAAGGAGGCACAAAAATCTGTTTTACAAGAACCAGAGATCGATGGTATGGAATCGAGAGAAGACGAGAGCCATCCAGAGGAGGAACTTGTTTCACAAATATCAAGACGAGTCACCAGAAGAGCCTACAATTCAGAGGGTGAAGCCAATATGCTTAGACTAACAGCAAGAGGGAGAGCAACAAAAAGTCTTGGGGAAAGACTAGATCCTGTAGAGAATG AGATAACCAGAGAGGAACCAGATATGGAAGACTTAGAATTAAAAGGAGATGTAAGTCCTCCAAAGGAATATACATCATCAAGGCGAATCAGCCGTAGAGCCTGTTCAGAGGGTGGAACTCGCAAGCTTGAAGTAATAGCAAAAGGGAGAGGAACAAAAAGCCTTGGGACAGTACTACATCTCACAGAGAAAG AGATAAGCAGTGATCAAGAAGAAACTGAATATAAAGAAGGTGAAAGCGTTCCTAATGAGGAACTCTCATCGCAAATATCAAGGCGAATCTCCCAAAGATCCTACAATTCAGATGCTGGAGAAAAAAGAAGGAGAGGAACAAACAGTCTTGGGGCAGAGCTTGATTCCACAGAAAAAG agatATCCAGAGCAGGACTGGAGATGGAAGAACCTGAATTCAGAGAAGATGAGAGCCTTGCAAACCAAGATCTTACATCACAACCGTCAAGGCAAATTACCCGACGAGCCTACAATTCAGAGGGTCGAGCTGTCAAGCCTGGAGTAATACATTTAAGAGGAACAAAAAGTCTGGGGGCAGGACTAGATCCCACAGAGAAAG ATTTGCAAAGTTATGCTGGTGGCAGTGACGCAGAAGAGTGTGCTACCTTGGATGAGGAACCACACCTCAGCCCAGCCTTACTGTCCACCTTTAACTCTATAAAGTCCTGTTCACCTGGGTCACATCAGAGCAGTTTGGCATCAGTTGAAAATTATGATATTAATGATGATGCCATAGCTACCCCTGTCCATTTAAACCCCACCATGTCCCCTCAATGCCCTGAGGCAGAAGATGAGGAAGGGGAATTCAGTGATG AACTGAATATGAAAACCCCTGCTTTTATAAGACAAAGAAAACAGGTAGCAACTCCTGGGGCACTAGCCACACCAACAGTCCTCAAAGATTTAAATACTGG CCATGTCCCACAGGTTGTGAGGCCTCGTCGTAAACAAAAGCTTCAGTCTGTTTCTGACAATGTCCTTCCAAAGAGTTACATTATGAATGTGTTTAAACACTTTGCTAAAACCAAGGTGGCCAGTGATGTTTACCCAATCATCAATGAAAT ACTGCAAAAGTACTTTGATCGGCTTGCTGATGATTTGGAGGCATATTCTGCTCATGCTAGAAGAAAAACCATTGAGGTGGAGGATGTTGAACTTCTTATGAGAAG GCAGGGTTTTGTAACTGACAGTACTCCAGTCAATGTGCTGATAGAGAAGTTCCTCCCTCTTGAGTATAGGAAACTTCTGATACCTGTTGCAACCAGTGGAAATAAAGTCATACCTGATACAAGAAGATGA